One window of Ralstonia pickettii DTP0602 genomic DNA carries:
- a CDS encoding glucose-1-dehydrogenase (Converts glucose to D-glucono-1,5 lactone) — protein sequence MQIQGNVFIVTGGASGLGAGTARMLAEAGGKVVIADLNESVGQALAAELGGQFMRCDVTSEADGQAVVAAAQALGRLSGIVNCAGIATANKTVGKNGPHPLDAFDKTIRINLIGTFNMIRLAAAAMVQNTPDGEGERGVIINTASVAAFDGQIGQAAYAASKGGVVAMTLAIARDLSRDGVRCMTIAPGIFETPMLLGMPQEVQDALGNMVPFPPRLGRPAEYAKLARSIIENTMLNGEVIRLDGAIRMQPK from the coding sequence ATGCAGATCCAGGGCAACGTATTCATCGTCACCGGCGGCGCCTCCGGGCTCGGCGCGGGCACCGCGCGCATGCTGGCCGAAGCCGGCGGCAAGGTCGTGATCGCCGACCTGAACGAGTCGGTCGGCCAGGCGCTGGCCGCCGAACTGGGCGGACAGTTCATGCGCTGCGATGTCACCTCGGAGGCCGATGGCCAGGCCGTGGTTGCGGCTGCCCAGGCGCTGGGCCGGCTGTCGGGCATCGTCAACTGCGCCGGCATCGCCACGGCCAACAAGACCGTCGGCAAGAACGGCCCGCATCCGCTCGATGCCTTCGACAAGACCATCCGCATCAACCTGATCGGCACCTTCAACATGATCCGGCTGGCGGCCGCGGCGATGGTGCAGAACACGCCCGACGGCGAGGGCGAGCGCGGCGTGATCATCAATACCGCGTCGGTGGCGGCCTTCGACGGCCAGATCGGGCAGGCGGCCTATGCCGCGTCCAAGGGCGGCGTGGTGGCGATGACGCTGGCGATCGCGCGCGACCTGTCGCGCGACGGCGTGCGCTGCATGACGATTGCACCGGGCATCTTCGAGACGCCGATGCTGCTGGGCATGCCGCAGGAGGTGCAGGACGCGCTCGGCAATATGGTGCCGTTCCCGCCGCGCCTTGGCCGCCCGGCGGAGTATGCCAAGCTGGCCCGCTCGATCATCGAGAACACCATGCTCAACGGCGAAGTGATTCGCCTGGACGGCGCGATCCGGATGCAGCCCAAGTAA
- a CDS encoding adenylate kinase (K00939: E2.7.4.3, adk; adenylate kinase [EC:2.7.4.3]), whose protein sequence is MRLILLGAPGAGKGTQAKFICEKFGIPQISTGDMLRAAVKAGTPLGVEAKKVMDAGGLVSDDIIIGLVKDRLKEDDCKNGYLFDGFPRTIPQAEAMKEAGVAIDYVLEIDVPFDAIIERMSGRRVHVASGRTYHVKYNPPKAEGVDDETGEPLIQRDDDKEETVKKRLNVYSQQTRPLVDYYSDWAAKGDPSAKVSPPKYRKIAGLGNVDEITARVFEALK, encoded by the coding sequence ATGCGTTTGATCCTGTTGGGCGCGCCTGGCGCCGGCAAAGGCACGCAAGCCAAGTTCATCTGCGAGAAGTTCGGCATTCCGCAAATCTCCACCGGCGACATGCTGCGCGCCGCGGTGAAGGCCGGCACGCCCCTGGGCGTGGAGGCCAAGAAGGTCATGGACGCAGGCGGACTGGTGTCGGATGACATCATTATCGGCCTGGTGAAAGACCGGCTTAAGGAAGACGACTGCAAGAACGGCTACCTGTTCGACGGCTTCCCGCGCACGATTCCCCAAGCCGAGGCGATGAAGGAAGCGGGCGTGGCGATCGATTACGTGCTGGAGATCGATGTGCCGTTCGACGCCATCATCGAGCGCATGAGCGGTCGTCGCGTGCACGTGGCGTCGGGCCGTACCTACCACGTCAAGTACAACCCACCCAAGGCGGAAGGCGTGGACGACGAGACCGGCGAGCCGCTGATCCAGCGCGACGACGACAAGGAAGAGACCGTCAAGAAGCGCCTGAACGTGTACTCGCAACAAACCCGGCCGCTGGTCGATTACTACTCGGACTGGGCGGCCAAGGGTGACCCGTCGGCAAAGGTTTCGCCGCCGAAGTATCGGAAGATCGCCGGGCTGGGCAATGTGGATGAGATTACCGCGCGGGTATTTGAGGCGTTGAAGTAA
- a CDS encoding 3-deoxy-manno-octulosonate cytidylyltransferase (K00979: kdsB; 3-deoxy-manno-octulosonate cytidylyltransferase (CMP-KDO synthetase) [EC:2.7.7.38]) yields MTVPAFTVVIPARLASTRLPDKPLADIGGRPMIVRVAERAHASSAQRTVVATDAPAVAQACAAHGVEAVLTRADHPSGTDRLAEVAAQLGLADDVIVVNVQGDEPLIEPALIDKVALHLAHHADCAIATAAHPLHEIAEVFNPNVVKVVCDAAGRALYFSRAPIPWARDAWSGVPAVPASMAQVPLPAMPVLRHIGLYAYRAGFLRRFPTLAAAPLEQVEALEQLRAMWHGERIAVLETNAAPAPGVDTQADLERVRVLWAQSMAQEGP; encoded by the coding sequence ATGACTGTCCCGGCGTTTACCGTCGTCATTCCCGCGCGGCTGGCTTCGACCCGGCTGCCTGACAAGCCGCTGGCCGATATCGGCGGGCGTCCGATGATCGTGCGCGTGGCCGAGCGCGCGCATGCGTCGTCGGCGCAGCGCACCGTGGTCGCGACCGACGCGCCGGCGGTCGCGCAGGCCTGTGCCGCGCACGGCGTCGAAGCCGTGCTGACGCGCGCCGACCACCCTTCCGGCACCGACCGCCTGGCCGAAGTGGCCGCGCAGTTGGGCCTGGCAGACGACGTCATCGTCGTCAACGTGCAGGGCGACGAGCCCCTGATCGAGCCGGCGCTGATCGACAAGGTGGCGCTGCACCTGGCGCACCACGCCGACTGCGCCATCGCCACCGCTGCGCACCCGCTGCACGAGATCGCCGAGGTCTTCAATCCCAACGTGGTCAAGGTGGTGTGCGACGCCGCCGGCCGCGCGCTGTATTTCTCGCGCGCGCCGATCCCGTGGGCGCGCGATGCCTGGTCGGGCGTGCCGGCCGTGCCCGCCTCGATGGCACAGGTGCCGCTGCCGGCCATGCCGGTGCTGCGCCATATCGGGCTGTACGCCTACCGCGCGGGCTTCCTGCGCCGCTTCCCGACGCTGGCGGCGGCGCCGCTGGAGCAGGTCGAGGCGCTGGAGCAGCTGCGCGCCATGTGGCATGGCGAGCGCATTGCCGTGCTCGAAACCAATGCGGCGCCCGCGCCGGGTGTCGACACCCAGGCCGACCTGGAGCGCGTGCGCGTGTTGTGGGCACAGTCGATGGCGCAGGAAGGGCCCTGA
- a CDS encoding hypothetical protein (K09791: K09791; hypothetical protein) has translation MDNRLLEILVCPLCKGKLEYDRAAQELICHADKLAYPIRDGIPVMLADEARQSVPGRVVNPEPDAPAGN, from the coding sequence ATGGACAACCGGCTGCTTGAAATCCTGGTCTGCCCGCTGTGCAAGGGCAAGCTGGAATACGACCGCGCCGCGCAGGAACTGATCTGCCACGCCGACAAGCTGGCATACCCGATCCGCGACGGCATCCCCGTGATGCTGGCCGACGAGGCACGCCAGTCGGTCCCGGGCCGCGTGGTCAATCCCGAGCCCGACGCCCCTGCCGGCAACTGA
- a CDS encoding tetraacyldisaccharide 4'-kinase (Transfers the gamma-phosphate of ATP to the 4' position of a tetraacyldisaccharide 1-phosphate intermediate to form tetraacyldisaccharide 1,4'-bis-phosphate~K00912: lpxK; tetraacyldisaccharide 4'-kinase [EC:2.7.1.130]) gives MPVPRHALADFVTAQWQRRGWFAWVMLPFSLLFGLVARVRRHGYQRGWFKSTRMPMPVVVVGNVTVGGTGKTPAVIALAQALTEAGLRPGVVSRGYGVELRHPRRVKPTSQASDVGDEPLLIARAADVPVWVFPDRALCAQTMLVSHPGVNVLLLDDGLQHYKLQRDFEIVMFDSRMGGNGLMLPAGPLREPLTRPRDATLINDPNFRATPDRPGVYGMRLELDDAWQLNDPTMARPVSAFAGRRVLAAAGIGNPERFFASLRAAGLSPKTLPLPDHYDFVVDPFADHPDALDADVILITEKDAVKCERFDDPRIWVVPTRPVIDAGLIDKIRSAVLAQVKPAPAAAAATPGAAGRNEEHRDGQPAA, from the coding sequence ATGCCCGTTCCCCGCCACGCCCTTGCCGACTTCGTCACCGCCCAGTGGCAGCGCCGCGGCTGGTTCGCGTGGGTGATGCTGCCGTTTTCGCTGTTGTTCGGGCTGGTGGCGCGTGTGCGCCGCCATGGCTACCAGCGCGGCTGGTTCAAGTCGACACGGATGCCGATGCCGGTGGTGGTGGTCGGCAACGTGACCGTGGGTGGCACCGGCAAGACGCCGGCGGTGATCGCGCTGGCGCAGGCGCTGACCGAAGCCGGGCTGCGGCCGGGCGTGGTATCGCGCGGCTACGGCGTCGAGCTCAGGCACCCGCGCCGCGTCAAGCCGACCTCGCAGGCCAGCGACGTGGGCGACGAGCCGCTGCTGATCGCGCGCGCCGCCGACGTGCCGGTGTGGGTCTTCCCCGACCGCGCGCTGTGCGCGCAGACCATGCTGGTCTCACACCCCGGCGTCAACGTGCTGCTGCTCGACGACGGGCTGCAGCACTACAAGCTGCAGCGCGACTTTGAAATCGTGATGTTCGACTCGCGCATGGGCGGCAATGGCCTGATGCTGCCGGCGGGCCCGCTGCGCGAACCGCTGACGCGCCCGCGCGACGCCACGCTGATCAACGACCCCAACTTCCGCGCCACGCCGGACCGCCCCGGTGTCTATGGCATGCGGCTGGAACTGGACGACGCCTGGCAGCTGAACGACCCGACCATGGCGCGCCCGGTCAGCGCCTTTGCCGGCCGCCGTGTGCTGGCTGCGGCAGGTATCGGCAATCCCGAACGCTTCTTCGCCAGCCTGCGCGCCGCGGGGCTGTCGCCGAAGACGCTGCCGCTGCCCGACCACTATGACTTTGTCGTCGACCCGTTCGCCGACCACCCCGACGCGCTCGATGCCGACGTGATCCTGATCACCGAGAAGGATGCCGTAAAATGCGAGCGCTTCGACGACCCGCGCATCTGGGTCGTGCCCACCAGGCCCGTGATCGACGCGGGCCTGATCGACAAAATCCGCAGCGCCGTGCTGGCGCAAGTCAAACCCGCGCCGGCCGCTGCGGCCGCCACGCCCGGCGCCGCCGGACGCAACGAGGAACACCGAGATGGACAACCGGCTGCTTGA
- a CDS encoding biopolymer transporter ExbD (K03559: exbD; biopolymer transport protein ExbD), producing the protein MHFRSRQRREEPEINLIPLIDVLLVILIFLMITTTYSRYTELQIQLPTADAERAQQRPREIVVSVSARGVYSVNKQVLEQKDVTSLADQLRAASGDAGSGQPPVVIVNADAQASHQAVVNVMEAARLAGLSRLTFATQSAQPR; encoded by the coding sequence ATGCATTTCCGTTCCCGCCAGCGGCGCGAAGAGCCTGAGATCAACCTGATCCCGCTGATCGACGTGCTGCTCGTGATCCTGATCTTCCTGATGATCACGACCACGTACTCGCGCTATACCGAGCTGCAGATCCAGCTGCCCACCGCCGACGCCGAGCGCGCCCAGCAGCGGCCGCGGGAGATCGTGGTGTCGGTGTCGGCGCGCGGCGTGTACTCGGTCAACAAGCAGGTGCTGGAGCAGAAGGACGTCACCAGCCTGGCGGACCAGCTGCGTGCGGCCTCCGGCGACGCCGGCAGCGGCCAGCCGCCGGTGGTGATCGTCAACGCCGATGCGCAGGCCTCGCACCAGGCCGTGGTCAACGTGATGGAGGCCGCGCGGCTGGCCGGGCTGTCGCGCCTGACCTTCGCCACGCAGAGCGCCCAGCCGCGCTGA
- a CDS encoding flagellar motor protein MotA (K03561: exbB; biopolymer transport protein ExbB), whose amino-acid sequence MAPDFSEQCRIARRASVPAAHQGMPTRWLGFCYCLSIPGVQLFSIIQAAGWPIWPLLLASVIALALIVERFLTLKRSKVLPARLYEEALAAAQQRRATPEVVNTLEQNSPLGRVLAAGLRHVVLQPHTSRDAAKDVVEEAGRAVAHELERYLNALGTIASVAPLMGLLGTVIGMIEIFGSQGGTGASPEQLAHGISVALYNTAFGLIVAIPALIFWRYFRRRVDDYVAELEFRATAFLDAILPQRRA is encoded by the coding sequence GTGGCGCCTGATTTTTCAGAGCAATGCCGGATCGCGCGCCGCGCTAGCGTGCCAGCTGCGCATCAAGGCATGCCGACCAGGTGGTTGGGGTTTTGTTATTGCTTGTCGATCCCGGGGGTCCAATTGTTTTCCATCATTCAAGCGGCTGGCTGGCCGATCTGGCCGCTGTTGCTCGCCTCGGTCATCGCGCTGGCGCTGATCGTCGAACGTTTCCTTACCCTCAAGCGCAGCAAGGTGCTGCCCGCCCGCCTCTATGAAGAGGCGCTGGCCGCCGCGCAGCAACGCCGCGCCACGCCGGAAGTGGTCAATACGCTGGAGCAGAACTCGCCGCTGGGCCGCGTGCTGGCCGCCGGCCTGCGCCACGTGGTGCTGCAGCCGCATACCTCGCGCGATGCCGCCAAGGACGTGGTCGAGGAAGCCGGCCGCGCGGTCGCGCATGAACTGGAGCGCTACCTGAACGCGCTCGGCACGATTGCCTCGGTGGCGCCGCTGATGGGGCTGCTGGGCACGGTGATCGGCATGATCGAGATCTTCGGCAGCCAGGGCGGCACCGGCGCCAGCCCGGAGCAACTGGCGCACGGCATCTCGGTGGCGCTGTACAACACCGCCTTCGGCCTGATCGTGGCGATCCCGGCGCTGATCTTCTGGCGCTACTTCCGCCGCCGCGTGGACGACTACGTGGCCGAGCTGGAATTCCGCGCCACCGCGTTCCTGGACGCGATCCTGCCGCAGCGGCGCGCCTGA